The following coding sequences are from one Calditrichota bacterium window:
- a CDS encoding murein L,D-transpeptidase, whose translation MFRLLPTLALTLFLAGCGLFEAPAPPMARLQNARDALERARRSGAIRHSETAYRNAEHLIAIGWNEIGRQNGRIYLFRNYTRADSILLAAEIWAERGARAALDSLALQELQAREAYIGLEEELKIWREALNGTLILYSAERWWSQAGMHLRTARRLFQDGEYTEAVKSAALGRKALARVGALLAEQANHEATQMIQWRNWVEETIAWSRDNDAPAIIVDKTAHRTYLIKNGKTVRTYASDVGYNSASQKHFSGDGATPEGQYQISKVKDGNSKFYRALLINYPNDSDRKRFEENKRRGIISRNARIGGLIEIHGDGGHGRDWTDGCVALANSDMDNLIPHVRVGTPVTIVRRYDGKDL comes from the coding sequence TTGTTTAGACTGCTCCCGACGCTCGCCCTGACGCTCTTCCTTGCCGGCTGCGGCCTTTTCGAGGCTCCGGCTCCCCCGATGGCCCGGCTTCAGAACGCCCGCGACGCGCTCGAACGCGCCCGTCGCTCAGGCGCGATTCGCCACTCCGAAACGGCCTACCGCAACGCCGAGCATCTGATTGCCATCGGCTGGAACGAAATCGGTCGCCAGAACGGCCGGATCTACCTCTTTCGCAACTACACTCGGGCGGACTCGATCCTGCTTGCGGCCGAGATCTGGGCTGAACGGGGCGCTCGCGCTGCTCTCGATTCCCTTGCCCTGCAGGAACTGCAGGCCCGCGAAGCCTACATTGGCCTGGAAGAGGAACTGAAGATATGGCGGGAGGCGCTCAACGGCACCCTCATCCTCTACAGCGCTGAGCGCTGGTGGTCCCAAGCCGGGATGCACCTCCGCACCGCGCGCCGGCTGTTTCAGGATGGCGAATATACTGAAGCTGTCAAGTCGGCGGCTCTCGGGCGCAAGGCGCTTGCCCGCGTTGGCGCTCTTCTTGCCGAGCAAGCCAATCATGAAGCGACCCAAATGATTCAGTGGCGAAATTGGGTAGAGGAGACTATCGCCTGGTCACGCGACAACGACGCCCCCGCCATCATCGTCGATAAGACTGCACACCGGACTTATCTTATTAAGAATGGAAAAACGGTCCGGACCTACGCCAGCGACGTCGGCTACAACTCAGCCAGCCAGAAGCACTTTTCCGGAGACGGCGCGACGCCCGAGGGTCAGTATCAAATCTCCAAGGTGAAGGACGGCAACAGCAAGTTTTACCGCGCCTTGCTCATCAACTATCCGAACGACTCTGATCGGAAGCGGTTCGAAGAGAATAAACGGCGCGGCATCATCTCACGCAATGCCCGCATCGGCGGGCTTATTGAAATCCACGGCGATGGCGGTCACGGCCGGGACTGGACCGATGGCTGCGTCGCTCTCGCCAACAGCGATATGGACAATCTGATACCCCACGTCCGGGTCGGCACCCCGGTTACCATCGTCCGCCGCTATGATGGGAAAGACCTATGA